From one Lycium ferocissimum isolate CSIRO_LF1 chromosome 7, AGI_CSIRO_Lferr_CH_V1, whole genome shotgun sequence genomic stretch:
- the LOC132062631 gene encoding uncharacterized protein LOC132062631, with amino-acid sequence MTLAWSPETASKAYLDTIQTCGISSKTTAAEFLSAIAAGYNAKLIVEVRKKHESGNANIPTSTGLAIAAKHTHGRHICIVPDEASRVEYVSAMHKLLADVSLPEVVVGEVEEVMRKKLNRVDFLIVDGGKKDFARALSSVKLSQHGATLACKSESKRNNISGSSRFSWKGVLDAKVRVLRAITLPFGNGLEIAYIASSNYDGNLKSRKIPKRWISHVDQDSGEQHVFQR; translated from the exons ATGACATTAGCTTGGTCTCCAGAAACAGCTTCTAAAGCTTATCTTGACACCATACAAACA TGTGGAATATCAAGTAAAACAACCGCTGCTGAATTTTTATCAGCCATAGCTGCAGGATATAACGCAAAATTAATAGTTGAAGTACGGAAGAAACACGAAAGTGGCAATGCAAATATCCCCACAAGCACAG GCCTGGCCATAGCGGCGAAACACACACATGGGAGGCACATATGCATCGTACCGGATGAAGCATCAAGAGTAGAATACGTCAGCGCCATGCACAAGTTATTGGCTGACGTATCCTTGCCGGAAGTCGTGGTGGGAGAGGTGGAGGAGGTAATGAGAAAAAAGCTGAATAGGGTTGATTTTCTGATTGTTGATGGTGGGAAAAAAGACTTTGCCAGAGCTTTAAGTAGTGTTAAATTGAGTCAACATGGAGCAACTTTGGCATGTAAAAGTGAAAGCAAAAGGAATAATATAAGTGGAAGCAGTAGGTTCAGCTGGAAAGGGGTGCTGGATGCCAAAGTAAGAGTTTTGAGAGCAATAACACTTCCATTTGGAAATGGATTAGAGATTGCTTATATAGCAAGTAGTAATTATGATGGAAATCTGAAGTCCAGAAAAATTCCCAAGCGTTGGATTAGCCATGTTGATCAAGACTCAGGTGAACAACATGTGTTCCAACGATGA